TGACGCGAATAAGCACGAAAAATAAATGGGTCGTCGGGTAAGGTTGCATGGGAGAATCCTAAAACGAACCTGATATATATGGAGTACATGACACGAACACGTACGCGACTCAACACCTATAAACACTTCACTTATTTAAGTTGATATATTCTTCTATTACACACTATTTGTACGTTATATGCACATATATAGAAACAAGACATAGTATTAAAATGTGATTAATCCACGAATCACAATTGCAACAAATTTATTCACCATTCGATTTGAAACTTGACAAAAAAGTGCATGGTAATTAAATCTACAGAGGAAGGGAGAGAGACATTGACCTGTGCAGAGAAGTGTGAGTAGATCAAAGTGACTTCCCAATTCGGAAACAACCCACAAAGCAGCTATTGTTCCAGCAAAGGTAAAACAATCGCCCTCTACAGCCACCCTAAGCATCCACCGGATAATTCCTTCTTCAATCCCTGACTTGAATTTACGGGCCATCTCCACTACTCTCTGTTCTGAAATTTCTAGCCCTGACAAGTCCGGTGGTTCTCTGAAATCAAACTCATCGATTAACATGGTTCTTAGAGCCGGAGCTAGCTGGCGTACGTATTTTAGTGTCTTTGCTATTTTACCACTGAAAGAGGGCATTAAATATTAGATTAGCGTCATTTGGAATGTCTAAAATGCATGATAACGAATTTTCTTGGGACGAATCTTTGTCGCTTGACCCGATTAAAGCAAGGCAAAGACCGGCCCCTTAATTTCTATTAGTACaattggagtattattttttattaaaactggTTTCTTGTCTTTTTAGCGACAAAcctaggaaaaataaaaaaaagctaaCTTGTAACTGAAACAATCCTGTACACAAAATGTCTAAATACTCTCCAAAATGCTTGGTTTCTATAACTAGATATCCTTCATGTGGTGATGAATTGTGCACCAGAAGAGTGCATTATCGCGTACGTGAAACTAACGGATTGCCCATTCCTGCTGGAGGCAAATGCAACTAAAAACTCAACCAGCCATATAGTATTGCTCCCACTGTTGGCATTACTATTTGAACTTCGACAATTTTGCATCATTTTCAGCGACCACAAAATGCCATTTCCAGAGCTTCTCGATTCAAAATAACATTAATCCAAATCATGATTAACTATTGTTTGAGCGAATTTATTTCTCACGGTAAGGGTGTGTTTGCGATAGCTGTAGAtacagattttagatttttaacTTCAATTCTGCTGCAGATTTTAGATTCCGGATTTTAGTAGATATTGAGAAACCTATTGGCCGGTTGCACTTGTGAGATTATGCAAATTTTATTCTTCTAAGTTGCAAAAATCCCAAAAGCTACCCAATCtcacttttgaattttgaaaatttctaaTTCCTTTTCCAGGTTCTCACATATTCTAAAAATCAGTTATGTAGATTTTCTTTGGAAAACATTTTAAACTGTTTTTTAGAAGCTAGAATCTGAAAATCTGTAAAAATAACTTTTTGCAAACACCCAATAACTATTTTAGCACTAATGCAAAGAAGTCCAATATAGGGACCTATAATACAATATTCCATCCAAGGTCTTAAATATGATTGCAATGAAATCCATGATAATTCAAATTCGGATTAGTAACTGCTCTATTTCCTCACTCCAGAGAGAGGATTGATCGAGCAGATACCGGCTACCGCGCACAATGCGACGGTGTCGGAGGATTTAAAAACCATTGCGATAGCTACACTATTTCAAACATTCGACACAATCACAATCATACCATTATGTACACAACCAACCATCGATTCCCTTTTTTCGTTCGAAAAACGAAGAAATTCTATGCACACATATATGGATTGGTACGTTTATGTAGTGCGAATTAGGGAAAGGAGTTTTACTTGTTCAAGAGCCTAAGAATGTTGCCCCACAAGAATGCCGAAGTAACGACCACCATCCCCGCCCAAGAGATCAGAGTGAGAAAGTTGAACTCATAGACATCCAGCAATACCCATATCGCGGTTGCCACCAAAAGAACACTTGTACTCATCagcttcttcctcctccacaGCACCACATCTCTCACTATATTGCAGTCATCAGCATCTCTCACAACCACACCTGTGACAACTAACACGACATGGGTTAGAAAAGAGAAGAGGTGATTCGGTCACAGAGACCAGTGAGTCATTGCTACAAATTAGCTATAGATAGGTTCATGAGCTCCAAATTGACTATAGATTCATGAGATCGAAGACTTTTTTGGCCCAACGGCATCAAGAGCACTCAGTCCCTCAGGATAGAAAAAGTCGGAGTTCAACTATTCTTTTAAGGTGCTAATATAACTATTGAAGGTGCTAATATAACTATTGAGACAGTACTgattttgccgataaaaaattgaaaaaaagaaaagaaaagtaaaaagaacATACCTTCCGGCTGAGAAGACTGGGATTCTTTAGACATACTGAAAACGAATACTAATAAGATGGTAGGAAATAGAAGTGAGGACAGAGAGATTGGTGGTCAGTTTATTGAGCTAGTGTGCTTTGTAATGGCAGCTGATTCGGTGAGGTTAATTTGAGTTTGGGAATTGAAGTGATTTTGGCTTCACACGTGGAAAGGGAAGGGCGGAAACGTGGAAGCCATGCAGGCCCTCTTTCTCCTAGCTGGCACTGTCCATATTTGTATCTTACTCATCTCGTACTCGCAAATGTCTTCAGGATAAAATTCATGGTTGCCAGGTTTGTCCTGTTTGGTGGATTTGATCCCCATACACGATCATCAGGATTCGATTATTCAAATCAAGTcgcaaaaaagtaatttttttgtgaatttctttattttaaCACGGTATGGCTTGTTTTTTACCGGATCGAGAAGAAAATTAATTGAGGTGTGCACAGACTGAACTGGACACCTTTAAACGTCAAAAAAAAGATTAGGTAATTTCACGTTAAAAAAAGTAACAAGGataaaaacattattttaattaCCAAAAACAGAAATTGGAAATTACAAGCGCAAGAACAGTAGCCTCCATCGAATCAGAAGCTATGAAAAATCAAGATACTTCCACCAACGTCGAGAGATGAAGGTAACTCATGATGAATCGGGAGTTAGAGCCTTAGACCATGGCAGGAAGAGAGAAGGGACTCTTGTACGCTTTCTTTTTTGCTGAGGTGGACATAACACCCGATTCTGCTTAATTTCACCATGACATAAAATCCGGTTTTGTTTTTAACCTCTTTGTTGTATGCCCCAATTGTGCTTTCACCATGACACTAATTAGAAAGAACTTGAGTAGCAAACTGAGAGGTCTCGTAATTTGATTCGAGTATATCTCCCTTTGAAATCGAAAACGGTCAGATCCCTACTATAAAAATGATGTTGATACTAACCAAACACCATAAAATATAAAGAAAGGAGACACGAAAAAAGGCGACCACTGTAGACGGAAACAAAGCGAAACGATCTAAGCAAACACCGAGAAAGAATATGTGCGGACAGTTGTAACGGATATATATCTAGAATGCAATGAACAATTTTGTTACATGCTTTATTCCTATAACACAATAATTAATCGTGCGGTTGATCCAAATGAAACGGGAtttttattgtaatttttttttcccccgatTGGGAAGGCAGTGTAGGGTGTCTAAAAATAAGGCAATTCCGACAAAAAGTCCACCATATTTTGAGCATTCCAGCAAGGTACGTACTCAGCTCGTGATGGGCTTGGGTTTGGCAAAGGAGGCTCATCCATTTTCAACTGGGCAAACAAAACCAACCTCCTATGAAGCCCAAGCACGTCTCAGAAATTGGCTAAAAAATACTTTCCTGTAATAGCCATGCAGCTATCAACGTTATGCCCCAAAACTCGTGCTATCCAAGTATCCAACGAAATCCaatttgtcaaaagaaaaaggaagggaaaatgacagctaaTGACGTGTTAAAACGAAATCCAACGAAATAGTAGTGACACCACCACCGAGGTGGGCCCATGTGATGCTCCAGGGACATACATTTTGCTTTGATTGGAGGCATTTTCACTGATCAATAAGTTATGATCAGGATCAGTCTGGGGTCCACAAGACCGTGGGCTTGAGCAACCCCGAGCTAGGGCAACTAAAAAATATATTCATGTTAATGTATATGTTTATATTTTAACAAATATATAGCTCAAAGGGTGTAGCTAGTTTGTTGGTCAACAACATGCATTTAAGATCCCACAAGGAAGGTCATAGGTTTAATACTTGTTCCCActatcccctctctctctctctcttcactaaAGCTAACAAGAGAGTAAGAGATACATTTATGAAAATTGTCACTTTATTTTAATGACATCTTCtgataacaatttttttttgtcactaatgTACTTAAGTGCCAATTTTTGCATGCAATGAGAATGTGTTTACTTTGAATCGGATCGTGTTAATCATAAAACACTATAATCAAggttatattttaatttgaatttttcgaTGTAATTCAAACTAGAAGCACAATGTAacgttgattttgtttttttgacttgtatgtatttttatttcttataaCTTCATAATAATAGTAAGCAGACAACCAAGTTTGGAGTCGGGTTTGGGCAATCTAAACGTCGGGGCCGGTCCTAGTTATGATTtacaacttttgattttttatttatcaaaaaaattcatatttgttaattttgcgcgaaactttttcgattcctctcgtcgaaacggAACTcataatacataaaagtttggcgcaaaactaacaaacgtgaaaaaCATTTGATTAAGGACAAAATTAAATAATTGTGGTCCATAACTTGTTGATTAGTGGAAACGGCCACACGGGATAATTTTGCGGGGTGGCGGGAGAAAGTAACGGGCAAGGTTTTAACGCTAAACATGATTAGCGCATTTTTTAAAAACGGTCATGTTTGGTTTACTTGTCAAAAAACCAAAGGGAATACTATT
This DNA window, taken from Rhododendron vialii isolate Sample 1 chromosome 8a, ASM3025357v1, encodes the following:
- the LOC131336605 gene encoding reticulon-like protein B13, which encodes MSKESQSSQPEGVVVRDADDCNIVRDVVLWRRKKLMSTSVLLVATAIWVLLDVYEFNFLTLISWAGMVVVTSAFLWGNILRLLNKEPPDLSGLEISEQRVVEMARKFKSGIEEGIIRWMLRVAVEGDCFTFAGTIAALWVVSELGSHFDLLTLLCTGIVLGMTVPPIYVKYEDKIKGFGERLRMQVKKYYEMVDQKVLSKIRNKVAGERKAEVRMKKIE